The Malaclemys terrapin pileata isolate rMalTer1 chromosome 20, rMalTer1.hap1, whole genome shotgun sequence genome contains the following window.
AAGATACTCGCCCAAGATCACAAGAGattgaacctaggtcttctgAGAACCGGacaagtgccttaaccactgcCTCATCCTTCCTTAATGCAACCATCTGGCCCTGCTTTATCTCACAGCCATTTGTCCCATGAAGGAAAGTCAGTTTCGAGATCTGATTGCAAGAGGTGACCCTTGAAACCGTCATTCTTACATAGCAGGATTTAAGGCTAGGTGGGACGGAAGTTATATCAGCCTTTTCCATGCCAATCACATAGTACAGTTGGAAAAAAGTTTCAGGGCATCCCCCATGAATTTCAGGATTCCCTGCCGCACCTTTGTGGCCCCCTTTATCCATACAGAAAGGGAAGGTGCTCATGCCCCTTGCTTGAGAGCCTCTGGATTAGAAGTCTGCAGCCTCTGAAGATGCAAAACACCAGAGTGCAGTAGCATGTCTTCCCCACTGGAGGACAACACGGTACCACTTAAATCCTCCCAACAGCACCAGCACAGGGGTGGAATCCACCCTACGGAGGCCAGCCAAGttgaggagggagggggctgctatGTGAGcagcagtatggcctagtgggtagagcagtcacctggcactcaggagatctaggttctgttcccagctctaccggtgaccttgggcaagtggctTTCccctcttggtgcctcagtttccccagctataaaatgggagCAATGACACTGCCCTGAGAGAAGTCCTacaaggggagggggagttgaaGAGAAGCCCAAGGGGGTGGAAGGTGACCAGGAGGGGAGAAGGCCCTTTTGTGCACATCAGCTGGGACTCTGAGCACCCCAGAAGGGCAGTAAATTGTTCCaggacttggccagagggcccaGACCCAAGAGGAGTGAGGAGAAGACATGGCCCGGGACTGGACAGCATGGCGGGGAGGCAAAGTCCCTCATGATGCAAGGCCTGAGGAAGCACCCTAGAGATGAGGCCATGCGCTTTACATTTGCCCATGGTAGCGCAGAGCCGGGCATAGGCCTggcttccctgctctaaccactagcccacacAGCATCCCTGAAAGCGGACTCAGGAGCCACCTCTAACTCACTAGATCCCACACCCTTTGCAAAGCTGGAAAAAGAACCCGGGGCGCCTGATTCCCAGAAGCCTTCCCCTacacagacagcccccaaaccaagAACTTTTCTACCCCAACCCAGGACCCCCTCCAAGAGCCTCCGTTCCCACACGGATAGCAACGTTTGCTTTCCTACCTGGGAGTCGGAGGGGCAAGCTCGCCCCACTGGGATCTGGGCTGTGCCGGCTTGGGGGATGTCAATCCATATCCAGACCCACCCCACCCAGCGCTTAACTTGTGCCGGGGCTGATTCCCGGCACCTctagacttggcagttcatagccccggcacctccaggCTTGCCGCATCCGTTCTGAATGTTAAAAACACTGCTTAAGCCCCActgcctctttcattacaaattaaagcACTGACCCCAACCTCACCCGTATTCACTTGATTTCCAGGCTCCGTGGCCCCTCCCCATTTTAAGGGGCGGGTCTTTTGGTTCCCCGCTGGGCTCCGCCCATTttcccagggcttctgccccttCCAGCCCGACGCTTGCAGGCAGGGAGATTCTTACCAGCGGCAGCCTGCTGCCCGGGATGCTGGGGAAATCGTGGTGCTCCATGTGATAACCCACGTTGAAGGTCAGCCAGTTCAAGGGGCCGTAGTAGGAGAAGGTGTCGTAGCCCTTGAGATACATGTAGTGCTCAGCGATGAAGTGTCCGGAGATGGGGTGGATCCCCATGGCCAGCGTGGAGCCGGCGATCATGTAGAAGACGGGCTTGGGCCCCCACAAGGAGTAGATCAAGAGGTCGTAAGCCAGCTGCACGGCGACGTTGATCACCTCCAGGCCGGTGAAGGGCTTGGGGTTGACGTAGAGGGGCCGCAGGATGTAGAAGACGGGCTGCAGGAAAAGCCAGAGGATCTTGCGGGGCGGCGAGTGGAAGAACCGTCCCTCGAAGGCCGTGGGAACGTCCACGTCGAGCCCGTCCCCGGCCAGGTAGCGGTGGTGGTCGACGTGGTACTTCTTGAAGGAGGTGGCGTAGGGGACCCCGATGGGCAGGTTGGCGAACATGCCGAAAAGGCGATTCCACTTGGCCTCCTTGTTGCCGAAGGCCACGTTGTGGGAGATGTCGTGGATGGCCAGCGTCATGGAGTGGTTGAGGCAGCCCCCGAAGGCGTAAGCCCAGAAGAAGACCCACTTCCAAGGCAGGTCCTTCACCAAGTAGCAGGCCACCAGCTGGGTCAGCACCATCAGGGACACCACCCACTTCAGCTGGGGATCTGGACCCATCAGCTTCTTGATCTCAGGGTACTTGGCTGTGGAGGAGACGCAGAAACGTTAGctcagggagggcagggctgggatccagcctGCTGGTGGCGGTATGGCACGCCGGTCCCACCTTACACAAGCCATTGCGCTCAATGCATTGGGAGCAATCTTAGGAGAGAAACTGGGCAAGAAGCTGCAAGACGggggttcaagtccctcctctgctACAGACTCCATGGGCAAGTCCcctaggcccagagcctcaagAATTTTTAtgcactgacatcaatgggcacGGGGAGTCTTAATGCCTTTGTGgatccgtgcctcggtttccccatctgtatcgGGGGAGACTGTGAGGCGCCTTACTGGTACCTTACTGAGACAGAGGTGTGTTATACGGGAGGTCAAACTAGAAGACCTAATGGTGGCCGGGTGGccctaaaaatctatgaatctttccTGGTTTCCAGCATCTAAGATTTATCTTAGCCTGGGCTCCTTCTTGGTCAGGAGTTATGGCTTTAGAAGCCGCGCCTTTGAGCGCTGAGTTCCCCAG
Protein-coding sequences here:
- the LOC128826308 gene encoding sphingolipid delta(4)-desaturase/C4-monooxygenase DES2-like; its protein translation is MGNRVTRDDFEWVYTDQPHTERRKEILAKYPEIKKLMGPDPQLKWVVSLMVLTQLVACYLVKDLPWKWVFFWAYAFGGCLNHSMTLAIHDISHNVAFGNKEAKWNRLFGMFANLPIGVPYATSFKKYHVDHHRYLAGDGLDVDVPTAFEGRFFHSPPRKILWLFLQPVFYILRPLYVNPKPFTGLEVINVAVQLAYDLLIYSLWGPKPVFYMIAGSTLAMGIHPISGHFIAEHYMYLKGYDTFSYYGPLNWLTFNVGYHMEHHDFPSIPGSRLPLVKKIAAEYYDYLPYHTSWVCVLWDFIFCDSLGPFARVKRKYKVAKAE